The Deferribacter autotrophicus genomic sequence ATCAACTCCACCTATCAAAACTGAGAAGGGGTGGCTCCTTCTCTACCACGGAGTAAGAAAAACTGCAGGAGGGAATTTATACAGAGTGGGAGCATTACTGTTAGATTTAGAAAAACCATGGGAAGTTGTTAGATATACTCCCCATTTTATTTTTGCTCCAAGAGAATTGTATGAAAGGATTGGGGATGTGCCAAATGTTGTATTCCCATGCGGCTGGATTGTAAAAAACGATAAAGTATTGATATACTACGGTGCAGCTGACACATATATATGTGTTGCAGAGACACAACTAGAAAAAATAGTGGAAAATTGTACAGCTGTCCCAAAGGAGTGTTACTGATGGATGAAAAAACCAAAGCAGAAATATTAAGAAAAAAATACCTCTACAAAGAACTTTTATTAAAAGGAAAAATTAAAAATATTTCCATAGAAAATGCAAAAAAACTTGCAGGTGTTGATACTGCCTATCACTTATACCAGAATCTAAACATAAAAAAAAGCCCTTAAAAAAGGGCTTTTTTTTAATAGTACTTATATTTCTCTTTGAGCTTTCTGATAAGCTTTTGCTGCTTCCTTCTTGCCTTGAGAAGCTTCTTTCTTCTTACTTCTGTTGGTTTTTCATAATAAGTATGGCGTTTAATTTCACGAATCAGACCTTCTCTTTCAACCTTCTTTTTAAGAAGCTTCAAGGCAGAATCGATATTATCGCCATCAACCTTAACAATAGCGTTTACAGCCAACTAAATCACCCCTTTTCTTTTATTTTATTTTTTTAAAACTAATTTAAATACTTCATCAATATTTTTCACTAAGTGGAAGCGGATATTCTCCTTAACATCAGACGGTATATCTGTCAAGTCTTTCTTATTTTCTTCAGGCAAAATTACATCTTTTAGTTTTGCTCTGTGTGCAGCTAGCACCTTCTCTTTGATTCCACCTACTGGTAACACTTTTCCACGTAATGTAATCTCCCCTGTCATAGCAATTCTACAATTGACAGGTCTATCCGTAAGGGCAGACATAATGGCAGTCGCAATTGTAATACCTGCTGAAGGTCCATCCTTTGGAACAGCACCTTCTGGCACATGTATATGCATATCAAAATCTTTAAACTTATAATCAGGTATACCGTACTTGCCAGCTCTACTCTTTACAACTGTTAGAGCAGCCTGAGCAGATTCCTGCATAACTTCACCAATTTGACCAGTGATAGTCATTTTACCATTGCCATCAAAAATTGCCACTTCTGTCTGTAATATTTCTCCACCATAAGGTGTCCATGCAAGTCCTGTCGCCACTCCTACCTCAAAGTCTTCTTCCACCTCTTCAACTCTAAATTTCTTTACACCCAGATATTTCTCTATATTTTTTGCACTTATTACCACCTGCTTTAACTTCTCATTACTTACAAGCTTTTTAACCCCTTTCCTAACAAGGGCAGCTATTTCCCTCTCCAAATTTCTGACACCTGCTTCCCTTGTGTAATACCAAATCACATTGTAAATGGCTGAATCAGTTATTTTTATTTTTTCATCCTCAATGGAATGCTCTTTAAGTTGTTTGGGAATCAAAAATTTCTTCGCAATATTAAACTTTTCACTTTCTGTATATCCAGAAATTTGTATCACTTCCATTCTGTCAAGAAGTGCAGAAGGTATCGTTTCTGTAGTATTTGCTGTTGTTATAAAAAATACCTTTGAGAGATCAAATTCAACTTCGAGGTAATGATCCATAAATGCACTATTCTGCTCAGGATCAAGAGCTTCAAGCAGAGCAGAAGCTGGATCTCCTCTAAA encodes the following:
- the rpsU gene encoding 30S ribosomal protein S21, whose product is MAVNAIVKVDGDNIDSALKLLKKKVEREGLIREIKRHTYYEKPTEVRRKKLLKARRKQQKLIRKLKEKYKYY